The following proteins come from a genomic window of Gemmatimonadota bacterium:
- a CDS encoding lycopene cyclase domain-containing protein, whose translation MTYAQFHVLFVLPPVLLLATGVGRSAQVLGRRAGLALLAVPMIALVYTTPWDAYLIGRGVWSYGPDRVLGALWGVPFEEIAFFVLQPVLTGMVFFRFLGRLLTVEPAPRLERPARTVRLAGVLVALVWLLLGLALLQREEGTYLGLILVWAVPVLGALWAYRGDLIWRWKAAVLPGVAVPTLWFWVADRIALRDGVWRISERFTLGWNPLDLPVEEATFFLVTNLLVVFGLVLFLEPGLRGGNSDTLPQPVQDES comes from the coding sequence ATGACCTACGCACAGTTCCACGTCCTCTTCGTTCTGCCGCCGGTTTTGCTGCTGGCCACGGGGGTCGGACGCAGCGCGCAGGTGCTGGGCCGCCGCGCAGGTTTGGCCCTTCTGGCCGTGCCCATGATCGCGTTGGTGTACACGACCCCCTGGGATGCGTATCTGATCGGTCGTGGAGTCTGGAGCTACGGCCCCGACCGGGTCCTGGGGGCCCTCTGGGGGGTTCCGTTCGAGGAGATCGCTTTCTTCGTCCTCCAGCCCGTGCTCACCGGTATGGTGTTCTTCCGCTTCCTGGGGCGCCTCCTCACCGTGGAGCCCGCCCCCCGGCTGGAGCGCCCGGCGAGGACCGTCCGCCTGGCCGGCGTGCTGGTGGCCCTCGTCTGGCTCCTCCTGGGTCTGGCGCTCCTCCAGCGGGAGGAGGGCACCTACCTGGGGCTGATCCTGGTCTGGGCCGTCCCGGTTCTGGGGGCGCTCTGGGCCTACCGCGGGGATCTGATCTGGCGATGGAAAGCCGCCGTGCTCCCCGGGGTGGCAGTGCCCACGCTCTGGTTCTGGGTTGCGGATCGGATCGCGCTGCGCGACGGCGTGTGGCGGATCTCGGAGCGCTTCACGCTCGGCTGGAATCCGCTGGACCTCCCCGTGGAGGAAGCGACCTTCTTCCTCGTCACCAACCTCCTGGTGGTCTTCGGGCTGGTGCTGTTTCTCGAGCCGGGCCTCCGCGGCGGGAACTCAGATACGCTGCCTCAGCCAGTCCAGGACGAGTCGTAG
- a CDS encoding glycoside hydrolase gives MSNRHRSSLFALLLATLVCPGAFLPAQEVGGGPLPEGTLSELRWRMIGPFRGGRTKAAAGVPSQPGLFYVGVVNGGVWKTTDYGRTWVPIFDDQPTGSIGAIAVAPSRPQTLYVGSGEGLQRPDLSTGDGIYKSTDGGETWNHLGLRDGQQIPQIIVDPDNPDRLFVAVLGHPYGPNEERGIFRSLDGGRSFQRVLYKDQNTGGVDVAFDPTDANTLYAVLWEAREGPWENGVFRGPGSGLFKSADGGETWRPLTTGLPSFERDGLSRIGITVAPSDPRRLYATVESQENGGLYRSDDAGESWRRINNDPRVTQRGSDFAEVKVHPTNPDIVFTGSIVVWKSTDGGQTFEAIRGAPGGDDYHRIWIDPTHPDVMLIAADQGAIITVNGGETWSSWYNQPTAQFYHVTTDNAFPYRVCGGQQESGSACVQSRGDDGQITFREWHPVGIEEYGYAAPDPLDPDIVYGGKVSRYDRRTGQVQNVGPRPLRDGDYRVVRTMPILFSPVDPHTLYFASNVLWKTTNGGESWTQISPDLSRPSWDAPANVGTYRGTPAARSSQRGVIYTIAPSHVNGSVIWVGTDDGLIHRTTDGGAIWADVTPPGVGPWAKISLMDASHTNADAAYAAVNTLRLDDLRPHIYRTRDGGRTWTHISEGIPDGETVNVVREDPVRPGLLFAGTERTVYVSLDDGDHWQSLRNNLPITSIRDLVIKDQDLVIGTHGRGFWILDDITPLRQLTPRMLDAFDGVLLAPGAAWRFRWNKNTDTPLPADEPAGENPPDGAILHYYLGQGVRGPVTLEILDQADRVVRRYSSDDAPEPPLEGQNVPAYWPRPPQTLSAQPGLHRFVWDLRYPRPAALSFSYPISAIPHNTPAEPRGPLVLPGTYHVRLSAGGESWLQPLVVHLDPRVQTAHAELERQHRIEMDLLEMIRRDRTTLDEVRDATVGLSEDGARRAQELEGTLTRLNRELVSLLDVVSEADVGPTSQVVDAIELRRRALETTIGAWETLRSRR, from the coding sequence ATGTCGAACCGTCACCGTAGTTCCCTGTTCGCGCTCCTGCTGGCCACCCTCGTGTGTCCTGGCGCGTTCCTTCCCGCCCAGGAAGTCGGCGGCGGTCCCCTACCGGAGGGAACCCTCTCCGAGTTGCGGTGGCGAATGATCGGTCCCTTCCGGGGCGGTCGCACCAAGGCGGCGGCCGGCGTGCCCAGCCAGCCGGGGCTGTTCTACGTGGGGGTGGTGAACGGCGGCGTGTGGAAGACCACCGACTACGGGCGGACCTGGGTTCCCATCTTCGACGATCAACCGACGGGATCCATCGGGGCGATCGCTGTGGCGCCGTCACGGCCGCAGACCCTCTATGTGGGAAGCGGCGAGGGACTGCAGCGGCCCGACCTCTCGACAGGAGACGGCATCTACAAGTCGACGGACGGCGGGGAGACCTGGAATCACCTCGGCCTGCGCGACGGCCAGCAGATCCCGCAGATCATCGTCGATCCGGACAACCCGGACCGCCTGTTCGTGGCGGTGCTGGGGCATCCCTACGGGCCCAACGAGGAACGCGGCATCTTCCGTTCGCTGGATGGAGGCCGCTCGTTCCAGAGGGTCCTGTACAAGGACCAGAACACGGGGGGCGTGGATGTGGCCTTCGATCCCACGGACGCCAACACCCTCTATGCGGTGCTCTGGGAAGCGCGCGAAGGTCCCTGGGAGAATGGGGTGTTCCGGGGCCCCGGCAGCGGCTTGTTCAAGTCGGCCGACGGGGGCGAGACCTGGCGCCCGCTGACCACAGGGTTGCCCTCCTTCGAGCGGGATGGTCTGTCCCGCATCGGCATCACCGTCGCCCCTTCCGATCCTCGCCGGCTCTACGCCACCGTGGAGTCCCAGGAGAACGGAGGCCTCTATCGGTCCGACGACGCCGGCGAGTCCTGGCGTCGCATCAACAACGACCCCCGTGTCACGCAACGCGGCTCCGACTTCGCCGAGGTGAAGGTCCATCCCACCAATCCCGACATCGTCTTCACCGGCAGCATCGTGGTTTGGAAGTCCACCGACGGCGGGCAGACCTTCGAGGCCATTCGCGGCGCTCCCGGCGGCGACGACTACCATCGGATCTGGATCGACCCGACGCACCCGGACGTCATGCTGATCGCCGCGGATCAGGGGGCCATCATCACCGTCAACGGCGGGGAGACCTGGAGCTCCTGGTACAACCAGCCCACCGCGCAGTTCTATCACGTGACCACCGATAACGCCTTCCCCTACCGCGTGTGCGGCGGCCAGCAGGAGAGCGGGTCGGCGTGCGTGCAGAGCCGCGGCGATGACGGTCAGATCACGTTCCGCGAGTGGCACCCGGTTGGGATCGAGGAATACGGGTACGCCGCCCCCGACCCGCTCGACCCCGATATCGTCTATGGCGGGAAGGTCTCGCGATACGACCGCCGTACCGGGCAGGTGCAGAACGTGGGTCCCCGCCCGCTGCGCGACGGCGACTACCGCGTGGTGCGCACCATGCCGATCCTGTTCTCGCCGGTCGATCCGCATACGCTCTACTTCGCGTCCAACGTGCTTTGGAAGACCACGAACGGCGGAGAGAGTTGGACGCAGATCAGCCCCGATCTCTCACGCCCCTCCTGGGATGCGCCGGCCAACGTGGGCACCTATCGGGGCACTCCGGCGGCCCGGTCCTCCCAGCGGGGTGTCATCTACACGATCGCTCCCTCCCACGTGAACGGCAGCGTGATCTGGGTGGGTACCGACGACGGGCTGATCCACCGCACCACGGATGGTGGCGCCATCTGGGCGGACGTCACACCGCCCGGGGTCGGCCCCTGGGCCAAGATCTCGTTGATGGACGCCTCGCACACGAATGCGGACGCGGCGTACGCGGCCGTCAATACGCTACGGCTGGACGACCTGCGCCCGCACATCTACAGGACGCGGGACGGGGGGCGGACGTGGACTCACATCAGCGAAGGGATCCCAGACGGCGAGACCGTGAACGTGGTGCGTGAGGATCCCGTGCGGCCGGGACTGCTGTTCGCGGGTACCGAGCGCACGGTCTACGTGTCTCTTGACGATGGCGATCACTGGCAGTCGCTGCGCAACAACCTGCCCATCACCTCGATTCGTGATCTCGTGATCAAGGATCAGGACCTGGTGATCGGCACGCATGGAAGGGGCTTCTGGATCCTGGACGACATCACGCCGCTGCGTCAGCTCACGCCCCGCATGTTGGACGCGTTCGACGGGGTGCTGTTGGCGCCCGGAGCGGCGTGGCGGTTCCGCTGGAACAAGAACACGGACACGCCCTTGCCCGCGGACGAGCCGGCCGGGGAGAACCCGCCCGACGGAGCGATCCTGCACTACTACCTGGGGCAAGGTGTGCGCGGCCCGGTGACGCTCGAGATCCTGGACCAGGCGGACCGGGTGGTACGGCGCTATTCGAGCGACGACGCCCCCGAGCCTCCGCTGGAAGGACAGAACGTTCCCGCGTACTGGCCGCGGCCTCCGCAAACCCTTTCAGCGCAGCCGGGCCTGCACCGATTCGTGTGGGATCTCCGCTATCCGCGTCCAGCGGCCTTGTCGTTCTCGTACCCCATTTCGGCCATCCCCCACAATACGCCGGCCGAGCCCCGGGGTCCGCTCGTCCTCCCGGGAACGTACCACGTGCGCCTCAGCGCTGGCGGCGAGAGTTGGCTGCAGCCTCTGGTGGTGCACCTGGATCCCCGGGTCCAGACCGCCCACGCGGAGCTGGAGCGTCAGCACCGTATCGAGATGGACCTCCTGGAGATGATCCGACGCGACCGAACCACCCTGGATGAGGTCCGCGACGCCACCGTGGGGCTCAGTGAGGATGGCGCCCGACGCGCACAGGAGCTGGAGGGCACGTTGACGCGCCTCAACCGCGAGCTGGTGTCGCTGCTCGATGTCGTGAGCGAAGCGGATGTGGGGCCGACCTCACAGGTGGTCGACGCCATCGAGCTGAGGCGACGCGCCCTGGAAACGACGATTGGCGCTTGGGAGACCTTGCGGAGCCGCCGGTAG
- the tyrS gene encoding tyrosine--tRNA ligase: MDLIEEYRWRGLLQDATEGAAEMLRSEPRRIYIGFDPTASSLHVGNLLTVMGLVHAQRAGHSPIALVGGGTGLIGDPSGKAEERKLQSREDVERNALGIHAQLERFLDFEARTNPATMVNNLDWLGSLPLLDFLRDTGKHFSVNALLGKESIRRRVQSEETGLSYTEFSYILLQAYDFLALHDRLGCTGQMGGSDQWGNITAGIDLIRRVRGAKAFGVVWPLMTTSSGVKFGKTEAGAVWLDPARTSPFRFYQFWLNTDDGDAVRWLKAFTLFSSAEIEGLAADLKANPAGRAAQRALAEDVTRRVHDEDGLSRALRATQVLFGGALDGLSADEIADVFSDVPSSEVAGTELGGEGLNVVDLLAHTGLASSKGDARRSLEAGGIYLNGERVDSVERGVTHQDTIEGRFLVLRKGKKNHHLVRVRR; the protein is encoded by the coding sequence ATGGACCTGATCGAGGAATACCGCTGGCGCGGCCTGCTTCAAGACGCCACCGAGGGGGCGGCCGAGATGCTGCGCTCCGAGCCCCGTCGCATCTACATCGGGTTCGACCCCACGGCATCGTCGCTGCACGTGGGGAACCTGCTCACGGTGATGGGACTGGTGCACGCGCAGCGCGCGGGTCACTCACCCATCGCATTGGTGGGCGGCGGCACGGGCCTGATCGGCGATCCCAGTGGGAAAGCGGAGGAGCGCAAGCTCCAGTCCCGTGAAGATGTCGAACGCAACGCACTCGGCATCCACGCCCAGCTCGAACGTTTTCTGGACTTCGAGGCGCGCACCAACCCTGCCACCATGGTCAACAACCTCGACTGGTTGGGGTCGCTGCCGTTGCTCGACTTCCTGCGCGACACTGGCAAGCACTTCTCCGTCAACGCCTTGCTGGGCAAGGAGTCGATCCGTCGCCGTGTGCAGTCCGAGGAAACCGGGCTCTCGTACACGGAGTTCAGCTACATCCTGTTGCAAGCCTACGACTTCCTGGCCCTCCACGACCGCCTGGGATGTACCGGCCAGATGGGTGGAAGCGACCAGTGGGGCAACATCACGGCGGGCATCGACCTGATCCGTCGTGTCCGAGGGGCCAAGGCGTTCGGCGTGGTGTGGCCGCTGATGACCACGAGCTCGGGCGTGAAGTTCGGAAAGACGGAGGCCGGAGCAGTGTGGCTGGATCCGGCACGTACCTCGCCGTTCCGCTTCTATCAGTTCTGGCTCAACACCGACGACGGCGACGCCGTCCGCTGGCTCAAGGCGTTTACGCTGTTCTCGAGCGCCGAGATCGAGGGGCTGGCCGCAGACCTGAAGGCGAACCCCGCGGGTCGGGCGGCGCAACGGGCGCTGGCGGAGGATGTCACGCGCCGCGTGCACGACGAGGACGGACTCTCGCGCGCGCTGAGGGCCACGCAGGTGCTGTTCGGTGGTGCGTTGGACGGGCTCTCCGCCGACGAGATCGCGGATGTATTCTCGGATGTGCCGTCCTCGGAGGTCGCGGGAACGGAGCTCGGGGGGGAGGGCCTCAATGTCGTCGATCTGCTGGCCCACACCGGGCTCGCCAGCTCCAAGGGCGATGCGCGGCGCTCCCTGGAGGCGGGTGGCATCTACCTGAACGGCGAGCGGGTGGATTCGGTCGAGCGCGGCGTCACACACCAGGACACGATCGAGGGCCGCTTCCTGGTGCTACGCAAGGGCAAGAAGAATCACCACCTGGTTCGCGTGCGACGCTGA
- a CDS encoding MOSC domain-containing protein: MEPTPLVILAEIEIHPIKSTHRIALQEADVVGTGLRFDRSWMVVSPDGSFLTGREHPRLTQIRSEIGDGVLEVRAEGQPALHVPLVFGDDERVGVQVWNDTVDARAVSTAADRWFSTVLGFSCRLVRLDDTSPRAVDPTYARAGDQVGFADGYPLLITSMESLAHLNERLPEPVTMARFRPNLVIQGATPFEEDIWQRLRIGEVEVELVKPCARCVLTTVDPDTGARHAVGEPLRTLNTFRNSPRGVLFGQNAVPRVLGRVRVGDPVEVLA, encoded by the coding sequence ATGGAGCCGACGCCGCTCGTGATCCTGGCCGAGATCGAGATCCACCCTATCAAGTCCACCCACCGCATCGCGCTGCAGGAGGCGGACGTGGTGGGGACGGGCCTGCGCTTCGACCGCAGTTGGATGGTCGTCTCGCCGGATGGTAGCTTCCTCACCGGGCGGGAACACCCCCGTTTGACGCAGATCCGCTCCGAGATCGGGGACGGGGTGCTGGAGGTTCGGGCGGAGGGACAGCCAGCGTTGCACGTGCCCCTCGTCTTCGGCGACGACGAGCGCGTGGGCGTGCAGGTCTGGAACGACACGGTCGATGCGCGGGCGGTCTCCACCGCGGCGGACCGGTGGTTCAGCACCGTGCTCGGGTTCTCCTGTCGGCTGGTGCGCCTGGATGACACCAGCCCGCGTGCGGTGGATCCGACGTACGCCCGCGCGGGGGACCAGGTCGGTTTCGCGGATGGTTACCCACTGCTGATCACTTCGATGGAGTCGTTGGCCCACCTGAACGAACGGCTTCCCGAACCCGTGACGATGGCTCGCTTCCGGCCCAACCTGGTGATCCAGGGCGCCACTCCGTTCGAGGAGGACATCTGGCAGCGCCTTCGCATCGGTGAGGTGGAGGTCGAGTTGGTCAAGCCGTGCGCCCGCTGTGTGCTCACGACGGTCGACCCCGACACGGGAGCGCGGCACGCAGTCGGCGAACCTTTGCGGACGTTGAACACGTTCCGCAACAGCCCGCGCGGAGTGCTCTTTGGGCAGAATGCCGTCCCACGGGTGCTGGGACGCGTGCGGGTGGGTGACCCCGTGGAGGTACTCGCCTAG
- a CDS encoding acyl-CoA dehydrogenase, whose product MTPSTTTRRERPEDPAALQALLPILYVAWSDGHLGPDELLAVRDRIRADDRLFGGDTAWAEAWLDPTHPPTPDELAEIRDRIRAASADGDRVDSLAELGLKTARALGAQLADWSEPEALAALRELEDLLGVAGGEAARALVSSPARPSLAEPGRAAAFDSAALNEFLDREHRQLRRTLLHRLATPEFRNDPETPRAEYRARVLQQLRVLAAEGYGSLSYPEEFGGRGDPAAGVAAFETLAFGDFSLLVKYGVQFGLFGGSILNLGTRRHHETFLRSVGALDLPGCYAMSETRHGSNVRDLETTATYDRKTQEFVVHTPHPLARKDWIGNAALHGRLATVFAQLLSGGRHYGVHAFLVWIRDEAGRPLPGVTIEDCGHKVGLNGVDNGRIAFDQVRISRDSLLDRFAQMSPEGVYSSPIASEGRRFFTMLGTLVAGRVSVACASLSASKTALAIAIRYADQRRQFGPEGGSERPILDYLTLQRALLPRLATTYALHFALRDLQKRFGSAREEEGPEIEVLAAGLKAIASTHNLETVQACREACGGKGYLAENRFGTLRNDTDVFTTFEGANPVLLQLVAKGLLSRYKREMGDLNVWGIVRYLADRAGTRMAELNPVVTRRTDRAHLLDPSFHDAAIRWRAEHLLSTVAARLKSRIDAGTDSFEALNECQDHVVELARAHVDLVLLERFQEAVRQAPAGLSEVLEELCALFALATMERQRGWYLESGYMESVKTKAIRAEVNRLCRSQRDRALALVDAFGIPDSLLSAPAAFVQEYPAP is encoded by the coding sequence ATGACCCCGTCTACGACGACGCGCCGCGAGCGGCCGGAAGACCCGGCTGCGCTGCAGGCGCTGCTCCCCATCCTGTACGTGGCCTGGTCCGACGGCCACCTGGGGCCCGACGAGCTCTTGGCCGTCCGGGACCGGATCCGCGCCGATGACCGCCTGTTCGGCGGAGATACGGCCTGGGCCGAGGCCTGGTTGGACCCCACGCATCCGCCCACGCCCGACGAACTCGCCGAGATTCGCGACCGGATCCGCGCAGCGAGCGCCGACGGGGACCGAGTGGATTCCCTCGCCGAGCTCGGGCTGAAGACGGCCCGCGCGCTCGGGGCTCAGCTCGCGGACTGGAGCGAGCCCGAAGCGCTGGCCGCCCTGCGCGAGTTGGAGGACCTCCTGGGGGTCGCCGGAGGCGAGGCTGCCCGGGCGTTGGTGTCCTCCCCCGCACGTCCGTCGCTGGCCGAGCCGGGACGGGCCGCAGCGTTCGACAGCGCGGCGCTCAACGAGTTCCTGGACCGGGAGCACCGCCAGCTTCGGCGGACGCTGCTTCATCGCCTCGCGACCCCTGAGTTCAGGAACGACCCGGAAACGCCGCGCGCGGAATACCGCGCGCGTGTTCTGCAACAACTCCGCGTCCTGGCGGCCGAAGGGTACGGGTCACTCTCCTACCCCGAGGAGTTCGGGGGCCGAGGGGACCCCGCCGCCGGCGTTGCCGCGTTCGAGACACTGGCGTTCGGCGATTTCAGCCTGCTGGTCAAGTACGGCGTGCAGTTCGGGCTCTTCGGCGGAAGCATTCTCAACCTGGGCACGCGGCGCCACCACGAGACCTTCCTGCGCTCCGTAGGTGCCCTGGATCTGCCCGGCTGCTACGCCATGTCCGAGACCCGCCACGGTTCCAATGTCCGCGATCTCGAGACCACCGCCACCTACGACCGCAAGACGCAGGAGTTCGTGGTCCACACCCCACATCCGCTGGCCCGTAAGGACTGGATCGGAAACGCGGCGCTGCACGGACGACTCGCCACGGTCTTCGCACAGCTCCTGAGTGGGGGTCGCCACTACGGTGTGCACGCCTTTCTGGTCTGGATCCGCGACGAGGCGGGGCGGCCCCTTCCCGGCGTCACAATCGAGGACTGCGGTCACAAGGTCGGGTTGAACGGCGTTGACAACGGGCGCATCGCCTTTGACCAGGTCCGCATCTCCCGGGACAGCCTGCTCGACCGCTTCGCGCAGATGTCTCCGGAAGGGGTCTACAGCAGCCCCATCGCCAGCGAGGGACGCCGCTTTTTCACCATGCTGGGCACCCTGGTGGCCGGGCGAGTCAGCGTGGCCTGCGCGTCCTTGTCCGCGTCCAAGACGGCGCTCGCGATCGCCATCCGCTACGCGGACCAGCGTCGGCAATTCGGGCCGGAAGGCGGGTCGGAACGCCCGATTCTCGACTACCTCACCCTGCAACGTGCGCTCCTACCCAGACTCGCCACCACCTACGCGTTGCATTTCGCACTGCGTGACCTGCAGAAACGGTTCGGGAGCGCTCGCGAAGAAGAGGGTCCGGAGATCGAGGTGCTGGCCGCCGGTCTCAAAGCCATCGCGTCCACACACAACCTCGAGACCGTGCAGGCCTGCCGAGAGGCCTGCGGCGGCAAGGGCTATCTGGCCGAGAACCGCTTCGGCACGCTGCGAAACGATACCGATGTGTTCACGACGTTCGAAGGCGCCAACCCGGTCCTCCTTCAACTTGTAGCCAAGGGGCTCCTTTCGCGCTACAAGCGTGAGATGGGCGACCTGAACGTCTGGGGGATCGTACGCTATCTGGCCGACCGCGCCGGCACGCGTATGGCGGAGCTGAATCCCGTGGTCACGCGCCGCACCGACCGTGCTCACCTGCTCGACCCGTCGTTCCACGACGCCGCGATCCGCTGGCGGGCCGAACACCTGCTCTCCACGGTGGCGGCCCGATTGAAGTCGCGCATCGACGCGGGCACGGACAGCTTCGAAGCCCTCAACGAATGTCAGGATCACGTGGTCGAGCTGGCCCGCGCTCACGTCGACCTGGTGTTGCTCGAGCGCTTCCAGGAAGCGGTGCGGCAAGCTCCCGCGGGGCTGTCCGAGGTGTTGGAGGAGCTCTGCGCACTCTTCGCACTGGCCACCATGGAGCGCCAGCGCGGGTGGTATCTCGAGAGCGGGTACATGGAATCGGTCAAGACCAAGGCCATTCGCGCCGAGGTCAATCGCCTCTGCCGCTCCCAGCGCGACCGTGCGCTCGCGCTGGTCGACGCTTTCGGCATCCCGGATTCCCTACTGAGCGCGCCCGCGGCCTTCGTGCAGGAGTACCCTGCACCGTAG
- the purE gene encoding 5-(carboxyamino)imidazole ribonucleotide mutase, translating to MRRAQRMQDAALVGVIMGSRSDWETLRHAVDLLEELGIPHEVRVVSAHRTPDLLFEYAARAEDRGLEVIIAGAGGAAHLPGMTASKTVLPVLGVPVESRTLHGLDSLLSIVQMPGGVPVGTLAIGKAGAQNAALLAAQILGTHRPAIRERVRAYRAARTEAVLADPDPTQPAP from the coding sequence ATGCGGCGAGCGCAGCGCATGCAGGATGCGGCTTTGGTGGGTGTGATCATGGGGTCCCGGTCCGACTGGGAGACCCTACGTCATGCTGTGGATCTCCTGGAGGAACTGGGCATTCCGCATGAGGTGCGCGTCGTGTCCGCACATCGCACGCCCGACCTCCTCTTCGAGTACGCTGCCCGGGCGGAGGACCGCGGGCTCGAGGTCATCATCGCCGGAGCCGGGGGCGCCGCGCACCTCCCCGGCATGACCGCGTCGAAGACCGTGCTGCCCGTGCTGGGTGTGCCTGTCGAGAGCCGTACGCTGCATGGTCTCGATTCACTGCTCTCCATCGTTCAGATGCCGGGCGGCGTTCCGGTGGGCACGCTGGCCATCGGGAAGGCTGGTGCGCAGAATGCCGCGCTGCTGGCGGCCCAGATCCTCGGAACCCACCGCCCCGCGATCCGCGAGCGTGTGCGTGCCTACCGCGCCGCCCGCACCGAAGCGGTCCTGGCCGACCCCGACCCGACGCAGCCCGCACCGTGA
- a CDS encoding 5-(carboxyamino)imidazole ribonucleotide synthase yields the protein MRVGILGGGQLGQMLALAGRPLGLTFRFLEPAANPPAAELGEIVQAPYDDPAALERFADGLSVVTYEFENVPAASTHFLAERLPVRPGPAALAVGQDRLTERRGLAAVGIPVSEYRAVDSTADLRAALDALGLPLVLKTRTLGYDGKGQFVLRSADDAGPAWEAVQGRSCIAERFVPFDRELSIVAVRGLDGEFAHYPLVQNRHEQGILHETVAPAPDLTPSLEQRARSYALDLMERLDYVGVIAIELFQIGDTLLANEVAPRVHNSGHWTQDGSVTSQFENHLRAITGMPLGSTAPTGRTVMTNLIGAVGDVRGMLAEAGAHVHLYGKAPRPGRKLGHVNRVEPGA from the coding sequence GTGAGGGTCGGCATTCTCGGCGGTGGCCAGCTCGGACAGATGCTGGCCCTCGCCGGACGCCCGCTGGGACTCACGTTCCGGTTCCTGGAGCCTGCTGCGAACCCTCCCGCGGCCGAGCTCGGTGAGATCGTGCAGGCTCCCTATGACGATCCGGCCGCGCTGGAGCGCTTCGCAGACGGGCTTTCCGTGGTCACCTACGAATTCGAGAACGTGCCGGCGGCGTCCACGCACTTTCTCGCCGAACGGCTTCCGGTCAGGCCGGGCCCGGCTGCGCTGGCGGTCGGTCAGGATCGCCTGACGGAGCGCCGGGGTCTGGCCGCGGTGGGAATCCCGGTGAGCGAGTATCGCGCCGTGGACTCGACCGCGGATCTGCGTGCTGCGCTGGACGCCTTGGGGCTGCCCCTCGTGCTGAAGACCCGGACCTTGGGTTATGACGGGAAGGGTCAGTTCGTGCTGCGCTCCGCAGACGACGCGGGTCCGGCCTGGGAGGCGGTTCAGGGCCGCAGCTGCATCGCCGAGCGCTTCGTGCCCTTCGATCGAGAGTTGTCCATTGTGGCGGTGCGTGGGCTCGACGGCGAGTTCGCCCACTATCCGCTGGTGCAGAACCGCCATGAGCAGGGGATCCTGCACGAGACCGTGGCTCCCGCGCCCGACCTCACGCCGTCCCTCGAGCAACGAGCCCGTTCGTATGCTCTGGACCTGATGGAGCGTCTGGACTACGTCGGTGTGATCGCGATCGAGCTCTTCCAGATCGGGGACACCCTGCTGGCCAACGAGGTTGCCCCGCGCGTGCACAACTCGGGGCACTGGACGCAGGATGGGTCGGTCACGTCCCAATTCGAGAATCACTTGCGTGCGATCACCGGGATGCCGCTCGGCTCGACGGCCCCGACCGGTCGAACAGTGATGACGAATCTGATCGGTGCGGTGGGAGATGTACGAGGGATGCTGGCGGAGGCCGGTGCGCACGTACACCTCTACGGAAAGGCACCGAGACCCGGCCGGAAGTTGGGTCACGTCAATCGCGTGGAACCCGGCGCCTAG
- a CDS encoding phosphotransferase, with amino-acid sequence MSRPWTAEWSVDAALAARLIGTRFPRFQGAEVRPLGGGWDNTAFLVDGSWVFRFPRKESAAALLRTECAVLPRLEPHLPLRIPTPVWVSEPQDPFPWPFAGYALLQGETACRMHLTPSERRQTAPGLGRFVRALHGLPSDGLPLPPDELQRDRFAHRLAAMEERLTVLARAGVIDNPSPWMGLLEAGAEPTGSPGGGTVVHGDLYARHLIVATDRTLTGVIDWGDVHLGSPATDLMVAFGFFPPGARADFFDAYGAVPEEWLSIARRRAAFHAAAVTWYGLESDDPALLAEGRTALAYVLDRA; translated from the coding sequence ATGAGCCGTCCCTGGACTGCGGAGTGGAGCGTGGACGCGGCCCTGGCCGCGCGCCTGATCGGCACACGCTTCCCGCGCTTTCAGGGGGCGGAGGTGCGTCCTCTCGGGGGCGGCTGGGACAACACGGCCTTCCTGGTGGACGGTTCGTGGGTGTTCCGCTTCCCGCGCAAGGAGAGCGCGGCCGCGCTGCTCCGGACGGAATGCGCCGTGCTGCCCAGGTTGGAGCCCCACCTGCCGCTCCGGATCCCCACACCCGTTTGGGTATCCGAGCCCCAGGACCCGTTTCCGTGGCCGTTCGCCGGATACGCGTTGTTGCAGGGCGAGACGGCCTGCCGGATGCACCTGACGCCGTCCGAGCGACGCCAGACGGCTCCCGGGCTCGGGCGGTTCGTGCGGGCCCTGCACGGGCTCCCGTCCGATGGGTTGCCGTTGCCCCCGGATGAGCTGCAGCGAGACCGCTTTGCCCACCGCCTGGCGGCGATGGAGGAGCGACTGACTGTGCTGGCACGCGCCGGCGTCATCGACAATCCCAGCCCGTGGATGGGGTTGCTTGAGGCTGGGGCGGAACCCACCGGCTCCCCGGGCGGGGGCACCGTCGTCCACGGTGACCTCTACGCGCGGCACCTGATCGTCGCCACCGACCGGACGCTGACCGGCGTCATCGACTGGGGAGACGTCCATCTCGGCAGTCCCGCCACCGATTTGATGGTCGCCTTCGGGTTCTTCCCTCCCGGCGCGCGGGCGGACTTCTTCGACGCCTACGGCGCGGTGCCCGAGGAATGGCTCTCCATCGCACGCCGACGCGCTGCCTTCCACGCCGCTGCAGTGACGTGGTACGGCCTCGAGTCGGACGATCCTGCCCTGCTCGCAGAAGGACGGACGGCGCTGGCCTACGTGCTGGACCGCGCCTGA